The segment GCGCAATAGGTGTGGTTGGTTGGTGTCCCCCGGTTTCAACCTACCTTCCACTGCCTGGTATACGAGGCGATCTCCGACCCGTAAGCCCTGTTGCCAACGACGGCACTGCTGAAGGATCCATGAAAGAGAGTAGAACCATGGTTACCCGGATAGCTCTTCTGCTTGTGAGTGCATGCGTGATGACCTGGGGACGCTTGGCGTCGGCGGGTGAGATGACCGCCGCCGAAGAGGCGTTCCGCCGATGCTTCGTGAATCAGCCGCCTCCGGCCGAACTCGAGAGACGACTCGAGAAGACGTTGGCGCTCTACGAAGAGAGTGATGTCACCGACCATACCCGCCTCGCCCTCGCGACCGTGAGGCGACAGCTTGGCGAGACCAAATCGGCGGTTTCGATGCTGGAGCAGGTGGTCGATGATGGGGAGGCCACGGCGCTCTATCTGGACTACTTCCGGCGAGGCGGGCTAAGCGAGCAGGAAATGCCCGTGGTGCGAGACCTGTTTGACTACTACCGCACGGCGCCGGACCGCAGTTCCGATCACGCGTTGCTTGCGCTTGCGGCCATCTATGCCCAAGACAGCGAGTGGGACAAGGCCTGGGAGACACTCGAGCGGCTGCGTGACAAGTACCCGCATGGCGATCGAGTCGAGGAAGACAGCGTCTTCTTCGAGGTGCTCAGGAAGAAGCACGGCTCGGGCGAGGACGGGCAGATCCCCGCGCCGGTCGCCTCGGCGCTCGCCTACAGGCCGCGCCCTCACCTCCTTGGCCTGGAGTATCAGCTCGCGCTGACCCGATCGTGCGACGAGTTCTCGTCGATGCGTCCGGCAATCCTGGCCGCGATCGTCCGCGACTACCGCACCGTCCTCGACCCGGAACGCGTGACCGGCTATGCTCAGGAAGGTCTCGACCTCCTCAGGCAGAAACGCGAACAAGGCAACAGACAACCCGAAGACCGGGTCCTCGAAGCGGTCTTCACGGAAGCCGTCGAGGAGAACACGCCAACGCCTGAGGACACTGGCGAGTAGGACGAGTCGGAGTGCAAACGCGGGCGCTGCTCGACGTGTGTGCCGAGCAGCGCCCGCGCTTCTCGTGTCGTCGGATGTCTGCCGCCGGTTCCTAATAGTGGCTCAGGCGGTAGACCTTGTAGGGGACGACGATCCAGTCGTTCTCGAGCAAGGGATTCTGTGGGGCATTCGCAAGGTCCTCGAGCTTGCCATAGCGGATGAGCTCGACGCGGTCGGCGCCCTTGCGGTAGAGGCGCACGATGCCCTTTTCGGCCTTGCCGGTCAGCTTCCCGCCCGAGACGACAGCGTCGTAGAGCGTCAGGCCCTCGCGGTAAGCGCGGAACCCGCCCTCGGCCACCTCGCCGGAGATCAGGTAGAGACCGAGCTTGACGTGGACCTTGATGGTGCTCGGATCACCCGAAAACTCCTCGGTCCCGCCGTAGAGCGCGCGCACGGTCTGCGTGAACTCCTCGATCGTGCTCCCGGCCGCGCGCACATAGCCGACCAGCGCCAGCGCAACGTCGCCATCGGTGCGCACACGCCCGATGCTGTTCGCCGTGGGGCACGTGTCGCAGATGATCTGCACAAAGTCGCCCGCTTGAATCACGGTGTTCGAATCGTCCACCGAAGCCGCCGCGTGCACCGCGTCGTTGGGGACAAAGACCGGGGTCGCAGCCCTTCTGGTCGCCCCACACCCGGCAGTCACGACGAGAGCGACACAACACAGAGCAATCATCCACTTCATGCCGGCACCTCCATACGCCACATGTATGATCCCATCCTGCACACGGCCCGGCGCAAGCGCAGACGCCCCGCCCGGTCTACTCGCCACCGCCCTGCTTCACCGCCTTGTAGAGCTTCTCGACGCGCTCGGCGATGTCGCGGAAGCCGATGTCCTCGGCGTAGATGACCTTGTAGTGCTTGAGCGATTCCTCGGCCTTGCCCATGTCCTCGTAGGTACGCGCAAGGTTGTAGATCACGTCCTTCTTGACCGAGTCCATCATGTGCATCGTGCCGAGCGCCGTCTTGAACTGGTCAACGGCAAGGTCGAGCAGCCCCTTCTGGCGGAAGCACTCGCCGAGGTAGTTGAGCGACATCGCCTGCTTCTGCGCGTTGTTCTTCGACTGCTGAAACTGCTTGATCGCCTCGTCGGTCTGGCCGTCGAGCATCAGCGCGTAGCCGTACTCGAACCGCAGCGGCATGTTGCTCGGGTACTTGTGAACGCGCGCCGCAAGATCCTCGAGCATGAAGCGCGTTTTATCGCGCCGGCGTTCCTCGACCTGCTGTTTGAGCGCGGCATCGCCCGGGTTGGCCCGGGCCGCGTCCTCGGCCTGCTCGATGAGATGGTCATGCTTCTTGACGAGCACGCGGTAGCGCAACTCCGGCAGGTCGGGGTCGCCCGGGTTGAGATCGATCGCGTTGTTGAAGGCCTCGACCGCTTCGTCGTAGCGGTGGGCTTCGAGGAACTCGTTCGCCAGCCGCTTGACCAAGTCCACCTTTTCCGGCTCGGCGGCGATGCGCCTCTTGTAGTCCTCGATGAGCGCGGTGCGGTCGTCCTCGGTCTTCTCGACACGCAGCCGTTTCTCGGTCAGCTTCGCCTCGGCCTCGTCCTTGAGGCTCGAGCGGAACGACGAGGTATCCTCCCACTTGCCCTTGCTGATCGTGGCCAGCGCGGCGAGGTCGTGCAGCGCGTGCAGCGCGTCCTTGTCGCTGGGCTTCGTGCTGAGCACCTTCTGCCAAGCGACCTTCGCTTCCTCGATCTGGCCGTTGGCCCGGTACATCTCGCCCATGAGCCGCTGGGTCGCGTCGCTGTTGGGGCTGGCCTTGTAGACGTACTCCATCGAGTTGACGGCGACTTCCGGCATGTCGAGCTTGAGCGCGGCCTTGGCGTGCCCCTTGAGGGCCCCCGAGTTGGTCGGGTCGCGCTTGAGCACCCCTTCGTAGGCGCGCAGAGCGGCGTTCATGTTGCCGAAGCTCTCGTTCCAGAACGCCGCGAGCCAGTATGGAATGCTCAGCAAGGCGCCGCCCATCTTGCGC is part of the Verrucomicrobiota bacterium genome and harbors:
- a CDS encoding tetratricopeptide repeat protein; the encoded protein is MKESRTMVTRIALLLVSACVMTWGRLASAGEMTAAEEAFRRCFVNQPPPAELERRLEKTLALYEESDVTDHTRLALATVRRQLGETKSAVSMLEQVVDDGEATALYLDYFRRGGLSEQEMPVVRDLFDYYRTAPDRSSDHALLALAAIYAQDSEWDKAWETLERLRDKYPHGDRVEEDSVFFEVLRKKHGSGEDGQIPAPVASALAYRPRPHLLGLEYQLALTRSCDEFSSMRPAILAAIVRDYRTVLDPERVTGYAQEGLDLLRQKREQGNRQPEDRVLEAVFTEAVEENTPTPEDTGE
- a CDS encoding polysaccharide biosynthesis/export family protein — protein: MKWMIALCCVALVVTAGCGATRRAATPVFVPNDAVHAAASVDDSNTVIQAGDFVQIICDTCPTANSIGRVRTDGDVALALVGYVRAAGSTIEEFTQTVRALYGGTEEFSGDPSTIKVHVKLGLYLISGEVAEGGFRAYREGLTLYDAVVSGGKLTGKAEKGIVRLYRKGADRVELIRYGKLEDLANAPQNPLLENDWIVVPYKVYRLSHY
- a CDS encoding tetratricopeptide repeat protein — its product is MAGGIQAKVSVPKKAVDLYERGLGAAEKNNYDYAITLFLEALKQAPTFIVARTKLRETEMQKWENGKSPAILRKMGGALLSIPYWLAAFWNESFGNMNAALRAYEGVLKRDPTNSGALKGHAKAALKLDMPEVAVNSMEYVYKASPNSDATQRLMGEMYRANGQIEEAKVAWQKVLSTKPSDKDALHALHDLAALATISKGKWEDTSSFRSSLKDEAEAKLTEKRLRVEKTEDDRTALIEDYKRRIAAEPEKVDLVKRLANEFLEAHRYDEAVEAFNNAIDLNPGDPDLPELRYRVLVKKHDHLIEQAEDAARANPGDAALKQQVEERRRDKTRFMLEDLAARVHKYPSNMPLRFEYGYALMLDGQTDEAIKQFQQSKNNAQKQAMSLNYLGECFRQKGLLDLAVDQFKTALGTMHMMDSVKKDVIYNLARTYEDMGKAEESLKHYKVIYAEDIGFRDIAERVEKLYKAVKQGGGE